From the Desulfovibrio sp. JC010 genome, the window CCGCTCATCCTGAAAGGTGCGCGAAATCTGCTCAAGGGCTTTTACATGCGGCTCCCGTTCAAACCATGTGGGCAGCTGTTCTTTGATCTGGGAGACAGTCTCGGACATGGCGTCTTTGAATTTTTTGCCCTGTCCGGCCGGCAGGCTGACCGCAATGGGGTGGTCCTGCCGGGAAAAGTTGTGCAGGTAGAGCTGGTCGGGAGGAGTGTCCTGCTTCGCAGCGCGAAGCTCAAAATATTCACGGGCAAAGTAGCTGCGGCCGAGGTTCGGGTCCCCGGAAAGGTACAGGTTGTGGCAGGTGCCCTTGATGGCCAGAGCCATGCGGAAAGCCTGCAGGGCACGGGGCTGGAACTGGTCGTAATCGTATTTTGATTCCGGTATATCGGAACTGGTGCTGTATTTGATTTCAGCAGGCTCCTGTCTGGAGCTGAGTCTGTCTAAGGATAGTTCTTTGATGCTCATATTTTCGTGATCTTCCTGTGTTAAATCGGTATCCGGTTTGAGTAATAAGATTACGTGCATATGAAAAAAAAGTCACTGTGCAGCTGAAATAAGTGAATTTTTTGATACAGGCTGATTGTGAAAATTTTTACAAATTAAAATTGTGTGTAATATTAAAGAGTTCTTTGAAAAATAAAGATAAAAATGCGCTGAATATACGTTCAAAATAGATTTTGCAGTTGCGCGTATTGATTTTCAGGGCTATGAATTTCAGGTGTTTTCTGTTGCGAGGTGGGTTCCTCTGCTGATCTTTGGAATAAATTTTCAGTTAAATAGAGCTTCTGGATAAAGAATCCGTTGACTCTTATTTGATGATCGTGCTAGACGGAACTCACTTGTGAAGGTTTGCGCAAAGTCCGCTTTGCGCACCAAATTCCATCCCGGATAAAATAAAGGACCGGAAGCAACATGTTCTTTTTGAAAGGGAATAAAGAGGCTTTCGATCTGCTCGGCAATGCCGCTACGATCGGAACTCACTTAGTTGTATCCACCTTTGTCGGGTTGGGTATCGGGTGGTATCTCGATAAATGGTTGGGAACGAAGCCTTGGCTTCTAATTGTTTTCTTGTGTTTCGGAATCGCTGCCGGCTTCAAGAATGTTTTCGATGAAGTTCAGCGCATTCAGAAAAAGGATCAGGGGAAAGGTCCTGGAACCAATGAAAATAAATCAGAAGATTGAATCATTCCTCCACAGGCGGGGCTTCACTCATCCGGACGTACGCAGCTTGGTACGAAATCAATTGTACATCGCTGCGGGAACATGCCTTATCGCTGCCGTAGTATCCATCGGGTTTGCCTCTTGGGCACTGGGTCTGGCAGCAGGAGCGGTTCTAGTTACGTTCAACTTCTGGTCGCTGGCCAAGTTCGGTCAGCATCTGGCTTATATGCGCAAGGGCGCGGTTGTGTCCTTGTTAATTCGCTTCTACGGTCGGCTCATTTTATCCGGGCTGGTCATCTACGGGCTAATAGTCTGGGGACAGTGTTCAATTTACGCTCTTCTGGCAGGTCTTAGTACGGTAGTTGTGAATGCGATATTTTGGGGCGTAGCCGGGTTACGGCAAAAAGTGAAGGAGGCATAAGGATCATGGCTGGAGGTTTACCACATCCATTATTGATCATGACAGAGCTTAACCACGCTCTGGGAACTCACATCCCCAACCACGTGTGGTACACATGGTTCGGAATGAGTGTTCTTTTCGTACTGGGTTTCATCGTATCCAGAAGGCTCAGTCTGGTTCCCGGCGGGGTGCAGAACCTTGCCGAGATCGTCATCGGGGGATTGGAAGATTTTGTCGTCACAAACGTCGGTGAGGGCGGACGTCAGGTATTTCCTTTCATGTGTACTCTTTTTGTATACATCCTCGTACTGAACCTCATGGGTCTTATTCCCGGTTTTGACGCTCCTACTGCGAACGTCAACACCAACGCAGCAATGGCTGTATGTACTTTTCTTTACTACAACTACATCGGCATCAAACTTCATGGTGCCCACTACATCAAGCATTTCATGGGCCCCATTCCGGCTCTTGCT encodes:
- a CDS encoding AtpZ/AtpI family protein, whose amino-acid sequence is MFFLKGNKEAFDLLGNAATIGTHLVVSTFVGLGIGWYLDKWLGTKPWLLIVFLCFGIAAGFKNVFDEVQRIQKKDQGKGPGTNENKSED
- the atpB gene encoding F0F1 ATP synthase subunit A, with translation MAGGLPHPLLIMTELNHALGTHIPNHVWYTWFGMSVLFVLGFIVSRRLSLVPGGVQNLAEIVIGGLEDFVVTNVGEGGRQVFPFMCTLFVYILVLNLMGLIPGFDAPTANVNTNAAMAVCTFLYYNYIGIKLHGAHYIKHFMGPIPALAPLMFIIEVVSHISRPLSLTLRLFGNIRGEEIVLVLLFLLAPVVSTLPMYFLFMLAKVIQAFIFFMLTMIYLKGSLEEAH
- a CDS encoding ATP synthase subunit I gives rise to the protein MVRNQLYIAAGTCLIAAVVSIGFASWALGLAAGAVLVTFNFWSLAKFGQHLAYMRKGAVVSLLIRFYGRLILSGLVIYGLIVWGQCSIYALLAGLSTVVVNAIFWGVAGLRQKVKEA